One Podospora pseudopauciseta strain CBS 411.78 chromosome 5 map unlocalized CBS411.78m_5, whole genome shotgun sequence DNA window includes the following coding sequences:
- a CDS encoding uncharacterized protein (COG:S; EggNog:ENOG503P1B3), whose product MALPTKQEVQDLVKQLTEAANAYDDSASLAGHLARTDIIARAKDLQRALITADQTPAYHGLNMAELIAARTFIKIGALDAIPETGTISLHGLSKATGAQESLLGLFIRFDSLDFVV is encoded by the exons ATGGCTTTACCCACCAAGCAAGAGGTCCAGGATCTCGTCAAACAGCTGACTGAAGCTGCCAACGCCTATGATGATTCCGCCAGTCTTGCCGGCCATCTCGCCCGCACCGACATTATCGCAAGGGCGAAGGACCTCCAGCGTGCCTTGATCACTGCCGATCAGACACCTGCCTATCATGGCCTAAAC ATGGCCGAGTTGATTGCTGCCCGCACCTTCATCAAGATTGGAGCTCTCGACGCCATCCCCGAGACGGGAACCATTTCCCTCCACGGTCTCTCCAAGGCCACCGGAGCCCAAGAATCTCTCCTCGGTTTGTTTATCAGATTCGACAGCCTCGATTTTGTTGTGTGA
- a CDS encoding uncharacterized protein (EggNog:ENOG503NX4I; COG:S), translating to MPYTDHDDDPAGFGSGDDQRQDKGKHLATDKTDTNEQQCDFDEPGIAPSLNESLSAPTATDTDNDSIEPDRWTDDEGYAESTSTRYLSSIASDIRRGVEENGRLYAAYGMHKQWLPIDDEELDRNDLQHYKFTLLLGNRLFICPVPSDPQKILDLGTGSGIWAIEVADMFPSAEVIGVDLAPTQPNLIPPNLSFEIDDIENDWLWGENKFDFIHARELIMAIRDWPRLFRQAKRALKPGAYLQLGASVPLFSSDDDTLPKDSAYLETAQIFFDMSAKVGVSGMEPLSWTKYLEEEGYEDIVQKMYKIPTNPWPKDERLKRIGALELTHYRDGIMNVFARGYKDILGGDETYFQVLMARARNEVVDRNMHSWVPYSYVVYAKKPGTSS from the exons ATGCCCTACACAGATCATGACGACGACCCAGCCGGCTTCGGCTCCGGCGACGATCAACGTCAAGACAAGGGCAAGCACCTCGCGACAGACAAGACCGATACCAACGAACAACAGTGCGACTTTGACGAGCCCGGCATTGCGCCCTCGCTCAATGAGAGTCTTTCGGCACCCACTGCCACCGACACCGATAACGACAGCATCGAGCCCGACCGGTGGACAGACGATGAGGGATATGCGGAATCAACATCGACACGGTATTTGAGCTCCATCGCATCTGACATTCGGCGCGGCGTTGAGGAAAATGGGAGGCTTTATGCTGCATACGGCATGCACAAACAATGGCTTCCCattgacgatgaggag CTGGACCGCAATGATCTCCAACACTACAAgttcaccctcctccttggcaaCCGCCTATTCATTTGCCCCGTGCCTTCTGACCCGCAGAAGATTCTCGACCTTGGAACGGGCTCTGGCATCTGGGCCATCGAGGTGGCAGACATGTTTCCGTCGGCCGAGGTCATCGGCGTCGATCTCGCGCCTACCCAACCGAACCTCATCCCTCCCAACCTCAGTTTTGAGATCGACGACATCGAGAACGACTGGCTTTGGGGGGAGAACAAGTTTGACTTCATCCACGCAAGGGAACTAATCATGGCCATCCGGGACTGGCCGAGGCTCTTTCGCCAGGCCAAGAGGGCGCTCAAGCCGGGGGCATACCTCCAGCTTGGCGCATCCGTCCCACTGTTCTCATCCGACGATGACACTCTGCCCAAGGATAGCGCCTACCTGGAGACGGCGCAGATCTTTTTCGACATGTCCGCCAAGGTCGGTGTCTCAGGGATGGAGCCTTTGAGCTGGACGAAGTatctggaagaggagggataCGAGGATATTGTGCAAAAGATGTACAAGATTCCAACCAACCCCTGGCCAAAGGATGAGAGACTCAAGAGGATTGGCGCCCTGGAGTTGACACACTACAGGGATGGCATCATGAATGTCTTTGCACGGGGCTACAAGGACATCCTTGGCGGTGATGAGACTTACTTTCAGGTCTTGATGGCCAGGGCAAGAAATGAAGTGGTGGACCGCAACATGCACAGTTGGGTACCCTA